A part of Ziziphus jujuba cultivar Dongzao chromosome 8, ASM3175591v1 genomic DNA contains:
- the LOC107412878 gene encoding type I inositol polyphosphate 5-phosphatase 10 isoform X1: protein MSLGNLDRKKKSFIQRIFTARERHGRKMIKNSFDSSVAQSKAALESSSSRSLGPSMSSDHHVQSFRVFVATWNVGGTSPHTSLNLDDFLQVDNQSDIYVLGFQEIVPLNAGNVLVIEDNEPAAKWLALINQSLNKPPNGVSRRMAGLGGSLFFAKPSLKKISKTFRTDGGRKLKTCNCSTELERKHSKDFCFRCQQSYISEGDLSSDEEEDGANGYDILENSVPHNNQMKYSLIASKQMVGIFVTIWVRKELVQHIGHLRICCISRGIMGCLGNKGCISVRFSLHQTTFCFICSHLASGEKEGDELRRNLDVIEILKSTQFPRICRTSYSRVPEKILEHDRIIWLGDLNYRIALSYSDTRKLLEAQNWDALLNKDQLKIEREAGRVFKGWREGKIYFAPTYKYSYNSDYYTGETKTSKKKRRTPAWCDRILWHGNGIRQLSYIRGEFRFSDHRPVCATFMVDVVVNSNGFKKGSSNYNMKIEIEELLPTN from the exons ATGAGTCTTGGGAATCTGGACAGGAAAAAGAAG TCTTTCATTCAAAGAATTTTCACCGCCAGGGAGAGACACGGAAGGAAAATGATAAAGAATTCGTTTGATTCTTCTG TTGCACAGTCTAAAGCAGCCCTTGAGAGTTCATCTTCGAGAAGCTTAGGACCATCTATGTCTTCTGACCATCATGTTCAGTCTTTCCG aGTGTTTGTAGCTACATGGAATGTAGGAGGAACGTCTCCTCACACCAGCCTTAATTTGGATGATTTCCTTCAAGTTGATAATCAATCAGACATATATGTCTTGGG TTTCCAGGAGATTGTTCCTTTAAACGCTGGAAATGTGCTAGTTATAGAAGACAATGAACCTGCTGCAAAATGGCTAGCTCTAATCAATCAGTCACTGAATAAACCACCCAATGGTGTTTCAAGACGAATGGCAGGCCTTGGAGGATCACTATTCTTCGCGAAGCCTTCCCTCAAAAAAATCAGTAAAACTTTTAGGACAGATGGTGGAAGGAAGCTGAAGACTTGTAACTGCAGTACAGAACTGGAAAGGAAGCATAGTAAGGATTTCTGTTTCCGATGCCAGCAATCCTATATAAGCGAAGGTGACCTATCTTCGGATGAGGAAGAAGATGGTGCTAATGGATATGATATTTTGGAGAATTCCGTTCCCCATAATAACCAGATGAAGTACAGCCTTATAGCGAGTAAGCAGATGGTGGGAATTTTCGTTACTATTTGGGTGAGAAAGGAACTTGTTCAACATATAGGTCACTTGAGGATCTGCTGCATTAGTCGTGGGATCATGGGCTGTCTTGGAAATAAG GGGTGTATATCTGTCAGATTTTCGTTGCACCAGACGACGTTTTGTTTTATCTGCAGTCACTTGGCATCTGGAGAGAAAGAGGGGGATGAACTTAGGAGAAATCTTGATGTCATAGAGATACTTAAAAGCACTCAGTTTCCCAGGATTTGCAGAACTTCTTACAGTAGGGTGCCAGAAAAGATTCTAGAACATGA TCGGATCATATGGCTAGGGGATTTGAATTACCGGATTGCCTTGAGTTACTCTGATACCAGGAAGCTTCTTGAGGCTCAAAACTGGGATGCACTTCTTAACAAAGATCAG CTCAAGATTGAAAGGGAAGCAGGGCGTGTGTTTAAGGGATGGAGAGAGGGAAAAATCTACTTTGCACCTACATACAAGTACTCCTATAACTCGGACTATTACACTGGAGAAACTAAAACatcgaaaaagaaaaggagaaccCCAGCTTG GTGTGACAGAATATTATGGCATGGAAATGGGATCCGACAACTTTCTTACATACGCGGTGAATTCCGTTTTTCTGATCACCGGCCAGTTTGTGCAACATTTATGGTGGATGTGGTGGTTAATAGTAATGGATTTAAGAAGGGATCATCTAACTATAATATGAAGATTGAAATTGAGGAGCTTTTGCCCACCAACTAA
- the LOC107412878 gene encoding type I inositol polyphosphate 5-phosphatase 10 isoform X2, translating to MIKNSFDSSVAQSKAALESSSSRSLGPSMSSDHHVQSFRVFVATWNVGGTSPHTSLNLDDFLQVDNQSDIYVLGFQEIVPLNAGNVLVIEDNEPAAKWLALINQSLNKPPNGVSRRMAGLGGSLFFAKPSLKKISKTFRTDGGRKLKTCNCSTELERKHSKDFCFRCQQSYISEGDLSSDEEEDGANGYDILENSVPHNNQMKYSLIASKQMVGIFVTIWVRKELVQHIGHLRICCISRGIMGCLGNKGCISVRFSLHQTTFCFICSHLASGEKEGDELRRNLDVIEILKSTQFPRICRTSYSRVPEKILEHDRIIWLGDLNYRIALSYSDTRKLLEAQNWDALLNKDQLKIEREAGRVFKGWREGKIYFAPTYKYSYNSDYYTGETKTSKKKRRTPAWCDRILWHGNGIRQLSYIRGEFRFSDHRPVCATFMVDVVVNSNGFKKGSSNYNMKIEIEELLPTN from the exons ATGATAAAGAATTCGTTTGATTCTTCTG TTGCACAGTCTAAAGCAGCCCTTGAGAGTTCATCTTCGAGAAGCTTAGGACCATCTATGTCTTCTGACCATCATGTTCAGTCTTTCCG aGTGTTTGTAGCTACATGGAATGTAGGAGGAACGTCTCCTCACACCAGCCTTAATTTGGATGATTTCCTTCAAGTTGATAATCAATCAGACATATATGTCTTGGG TTTCCAGGAGATTGTTCCTTTAAACGCTGGAAATGTGCTAGTTATAGAAGACAATGAACCTGCTGCAAAATGGCTAGCTCTAATCAATCAGTCACTGAATAAACCACCCAATGGTGTTTCAAGACGAATGGCAGGCCTTGGAGGATCACTATTCTTCGCGAAGCCTTCCCTCAAAAAAATCAGTAAAACTTTTAGGACAGATGGTGGAAGGAAGCTGAAGACTTGTAACTGCAGTACAGAACTGGAAAGGAAGCATAGTAAGGATTTCTGTTTCCGATGCCAGCAATCCTATATAAGCGAAGGTGACCTATCTTCGGATGAGGAAGAAGATGGTGCTAATGGATATGATATTTTGGAGAATTCCGTTCCCCATAATAACCAGATGAAGTACAGCCTTATAGCGAGTAAGCAGATGGTGGGAATTTTCGTTACTATTTGGGTGAGAAAGGAACTTGTTCAACATATAGGTCACTTGAGGATCTGCTGCATTAGTCGTGGGATCATGGGCTGTCTTGGAAATAAG GGGTGTATATCTGTCAGATTTTCGTTGCACCAGACGACGTTTTGTTTTATCTGCAGTCACTTGGCATCTGGAGAGAAAGAGGGGGATGAACTTAGGAGAAATCTTGATGTCATAGAGATACTTAAAAGCACTCAGTTTCCCAGGATTTGCAGAACTTCTTACAGTAGGGTGCCAGAAAAGATTCTAGAACATGA TCGGATCATATGGCTAGGGGATTTGAATTACCGGATTGCCTTGAGTTACTCTGATACCAGGAAGCTTCTTGAGGCTCAAAACTGGGATGCACTTCTTAACAAAGATCAG CTCAAGATTGAAAGGGAAGCAGGGCGTGTGTTTAAGGGATGGAGAGAGGGAAAAATCTACTTTGCACCTACATACAAGTACTCCTATAACTCGGACTATTACACTGGAGAAACTAAAACatcgaaaaagaaaaggagaaccCCAGCTTG GTGTGACAGAATATTATGGCATGGAAATGGGATCCGACAACTTTCTTACATACGCGGTGAATTCCGTTTTTCTGATCACCGGCCAGTTTGTGCAACATTTATGGTGGATGTGGTGGTTAATAGTAATGGATTTAAGAAGGGATCATCTAACTATAATATGAAGATTGAAATTGAGGAGCTTTTGCCCACCAACTAA